One genomic region from Rhizophagus irregularis chromosome 23, complete sequence encodes:
- a CDS encoding uncharacterized protein (SECRETED:cutsite_QTA-KK; SECRETED:prob_0.1509); SECRETED:SignalP(1-25): MKKNEVFNLSFCLVLFISCSYRQTAKKTRVIVEQPAAATHQSTSIQNLTFDLGQLNLSGGSSDANTSFSNLQARNRGPVLGEYEIESSGSL, from the exons ATGAAGAAAAACGAGGTTTTTAATCTCTCCTTCTG TCTCGTGCTTTTTATTTCCTGCTCTTATCGTCAAACCGCCAAAAAAACACGCGTTATCGTAGAGCAACCCGCTGCTG CCACCCATCAATCTACTTCCATCCAGAACCTTACCTTTGATCTTGGGCAactg AACTTGTCAGGAGGCTCTAGCGATGCGAACACATCATTTTCCAATTTA CAAGCGAGGAATCGCGGACCTGTTTTAGGAGAATATGAGATAGAAA GCTCTGGTTCGTTGTAA
- a CDS encoding uncharacterized protein (SECRETED:cutsite_SFA-SP; SECRETED:prob_0.8877); SECRETED:SignalP(1-23), translating into MASKFSFVFALLAVLCLSVISFASPIKDVSSTTMTISETKTSNSEHFAVAVQRVDDLVNDNGELLAERIDAVIVNFDLKNDQLLVNNVPVELGISSFQVIEAQIVPANIKIEQLEEYADNFDIGLVTVQVLTAAESVPTTEEGVTLRRVSITLRIIEIDGVSVVQPQDAVEKVLEFKVFEISDGDKDVTVPFYPAEDLSSHHNKEEKQLEQQEKSSFHPITSRIRHWWRCSSRFTRIILASLFLTILFGVFFMAIPASVQALIMLARRPSHYSAVSFDDDETVVEQVIFIADEEKRALMEQEKELKQ; encoded by the exons ATGGCctctaaattttcttttgtttttgccTTATTGGCTGTCCTCTGCTTATCTG tTATTTCCTTTGCGTCCCCAATTAAAGATGTGTCATCCACCACGATGACTATATCAGAAACAAAAACTTCCAATTCGGAACATTTTGCTGTTGCTGTACAACGCGTTGATGACCTTGTAAATGATAACGGTGAATTACTCGCTGAAAGAATTGATGCCGTTATTgtcaattttgatttaaaaaatgatcaattaTTAGTCAACAATGTTCCAGTTGAATTAGGTATAAGTTCATTTCAG GTAATAGAAGCACAAATCGTTCCGGCAAATATCAAGATCGAACAATTAGAAGAATACGCTGATAACTTTGACATTGGTCTTGTCACTGTTCAAGTCTTGACAGCTGCTGAATCTGTACCAACTACTGAAGAAGGTGTTACGCTTCGTCGTGTCTCAATTACCCTTCGTATTATAGAAATTGATGGCGTTAGTGTTGTTCAACCACAAGATGCTGTCGAAAAAGTATTGGAATTTAAAGTATTCGAAATTTCAGATGGAGACAAAGATGTTACCGTTCCATTCTATCCAGCTGAAGATTTATCATCACATCATAACAAAGAAGAAAAACAACTTGAACAACAGGAAAAAAGCTCGTTCCATCCCATTACTTCCCGTATACGCCACTGGTGGCGCTGCTCCTCACGTTTCACTCGTATCATACTTGCTTCACTCTTCCTTACCATCTTATTTGGTGTGTTCTTTATGGCTATTCCAGCCTCCGTGCAAGCGTTAATAATGCTAGCACGTCGTCCATCACATTATAGTGCTGTTTCATTCGATGACGACGAAACTGTAGTTGAACAAGTTATCTTTATTGCTGATGAAGAAAAAAGGGCGTTGATGGAACAAGAAAAGGAacttaaacaataa